The genomic window GCAAGGGCGGAACGCCCGGTACGGCGTCTTCGGGGCGGGAGACCACCAGCCCCTCGACCCCGGCGGGGACTTCCGGGGTCTCGCCCGCAGGCGCCCCGGCGCCCGCGGACACCTTCCCCGCGGACACCTTCCGGGCCGGACCCGCCCGGCCCGCCCCGGCCGATCCCGGGCTGCTCCCCGGCGGGCGCCCCGTCCGGGTCCGCCGCAGGCTCGTCGCAGGCGTCGCGGCCGTCTCCCTCACCGTGATCGCGGCGGGTGCGCCGGCGATCCTGCTGGCCTCCCGGGACCTCACCGAGTCCCAGGGCCTCGTCACGCTCGCCGCGCTCAACCGGCAGGCCGTCACCCTCGCCCACTCGCTCGCCGACGAGCGCGACGAGGTCACGGCCTACATCGCGGCGGGCCGCGAGGAGCAGAGCGGCGAGAAGAAGGACCGCCGCGAGATCTCCGACAGCCGCAGCGCCCGCGTCGACCGCCAGATCGACGAGATCCGCGGCAACGTCCCGGACGACCACGCCGAGCTGAGCCGCGACCTCGCCGCCGTGCCGACCGTGCGGCGCACCGCGCTCACCGGCAAGGGCAGCGCCCTGGAGGCGTACAAGGCGTACACGGACGTCATCGGCGCGCTCCACTCGCTCGCCGACGAGCTCGCCGAGAAGACCCCGGCCCGCGCCGACGGCGCCGACCGGGGCCCGGCCGCCCTCGGCCTCGCCGTCGAGCAGGCGTCGGCCACCCGCGGTCTGCTGCTCGCCGCGCTCTCCGTGCCCGCCCCGGAGAGCGACGGCCCCACCTACGACCCCGTCACCGGCCTGCTCGTCGAGGACGAGGGCGACGAGAAGACCGAGGCCGCCCGTGGCGTCCTGAGCGCCGCCGCCCAGCAGGCACGGGTGCGCGAACTCGCCGCGCTCGCCGACTTCGACCAGGCCGCGGCCGCCGACGCCAGGGGCCGGCTCTCGGCCACCGTCACCGGCCCCGACGTCAAGACCGCCGAGGGCTATCTCACCCGCCTCACGGACCAGCCCGAACTCTCCGAGAAGGACCTCGACTCGAACCGCGAGAAGGTCGAGTCCTCGCTCTCCGCCCGCATCGAGCAGATGCGGAGCGTCGAATCCGCGCTCGCCTCCGCCCAGGCCCAGGGGCTGGAGCGGCTGCGCGACGACGACGTCACCGCCCTGGAGCTGCGCATCGGGCTGCTCGGCGGCTGCCTGCTCGTCGCCATCGGCATCTCCGCGGCCGTGGCCCGCAGCCTCACCCGCCCGCTCGCGGTGCTGCGGATCGGCGCCGCCCGGCTCGCCGGGGCGCCCGAATCCGAGGCGCCCATCCGCTTCACCGGCAGGAACGACGAGTTCGCGCAGGTCGTACGGTCCCTCAACACCGTCCACGGCAAGCTGCTCGACCTCGCCGCCCGGGCCGATGCGCTGGACACCTCGCGGGACGATCTGGGCTCCGCCCGTGAGGAACTGGCCACCCAGCGCGCCGAACTCCAGGCCCGCACCGCCGAGGTGACCGCGGAGCTGGAGAAGCTCCGCGAGACCGTCAGCCACACCTTCGTCAACCTCGCCCTGCGCAGCCTCGGGCTCGTCGAGCGGCAGCTCGGCGTCATCGAGAAGCTGGAGGAGCGGGAGCAGGACCCGGAGCGGCTCGCCACCCTCTTCAAGCTCGACCACATGGCCACCGTCATGCGCCGCCACAGCGAGAACCTGCTGGTGCTCGCGGGCGCCGAGCACGGGCACGCGCACCAGGGGCCCGTCCCGCTGGTCGACGTCATGCGGGCCGCGGTCAGCGAGATCGAGCGGTACGAGCGCATCACCATCCAGTCACTGCCGCCCCACGCGCAGGTCGCCGGCTTCGCCGCGGACGACCTGAGCCATCTGGTGGCCGAACTGCTGGAGAACGCCACGTCGTTCTCCCCGCCCGACGCGCAGGTCGAGCTCTCCGGCTGGCTGCTGGAGAGCGGGGAGGTCATGCTCTCCGTCCAGGACGAGGGCATCGGCATGACCCCGGACCGGCTCGCCGAGCTCAACGCGCGGCTCGCCGCCGCCGAGCCCGCCGACGCCGACGCCGGTGGTGAGGGTCTCGGACTGCGGGTGGCCGCGCTGCTCGCCCGCCGGCACGGAGTACGCGTCCAGCTGCGCGAGCAGAAGCAGGGCGGGGTCGCCGCGGTCGTCGTCCTGCCGAAGGCGCTGCTGCCGACCGAGCCGCCCACCGCGCCCCCGCAGTCGGCGCTCGTGCCGGGTGGCGCCCCTGTGCTGAACCTCCCGGGCTCGGTCGCCGAGGCCAACTCCAACGCACTTCCGGGCCGGTCGGCTGCCCGCGACCCGCTGGTGGCGGCGGCCGAGCAGTCCGTCCGCGAGGCGGAGCGGGCGTCGCGGGACCAGGACCAGGCGGAGGTGGAGGCGCAGGCGGAGTCCGAGGTCACCGCCGCACCCGAGCCGGCTGCCGTACCCGAGCGGGCTGCCGTACCCGAGCCGATCGCCGTGCCCGAGCCCGCTCATGAGCCGGTGCCCCAGCCCGCTCATGAGCCGGTCGCCGCGCCCGAGCCGGAAACCGAGCCCGAGCTCACCCTCCAGGTCCGCCTCCCGCGCCCGCCGGCCGAGCCCGACGCCCACGAGCGGGTCGCCGACGGGGCGGACGGGACCGACGAGGACGATCCGCTCACCGACAAGGGCCTGCCCAAGCGCACCCCCAAGACCGTCGCCGCCCCCGTCGCGCCCAGGGCGCGCACCGGGTCCGTCGACGCCGACGAGCTGCGCCGCCGCCTCGGCGGCTTCCACCAGGGCGCCAAGGAGGGCCGCCGCGAAGTCGAGGCGGAGCTCTCCGAATCCACTCAGAACATCCCGTTGGTACACGACCAGGACCAGGAACACAGCGAGGAATCGGGGGACACCGTCGAGGAGGCACGTAGTTGACCGCGACCGGCACATTCGGGCTGAGCAGTGAAGCCCGCAATCTCCACTGGCTGTTGGGAAACCTCGTCGAAGAGGTACCGGGAGTCCGCTCCGTCGCGGTCGTGTCATCCGACGGACTCCTCCTGCTGTCGTCCGACCCGGCGCACAACACCGCCTCCGCCCCGGCGCCCACCACCCCGCGCCGGGACGGCCCCCGCGGCTCCAGCGCCGACCTCGCCACCATCGTCTCCGGCGTCGCCAGCCTCACCATCGGCGCGGCCAAGCTGATGGACGGCGGCGGGGTCAAGCAGACCATGGTCGCGATGGACGAGGGCAGCGTCTTCGTGATGTCCATCAGCGACGGCTCACTGCTCGGCGTGCACGCCACACCCGACTGCGACATGAGCGTCGTCGCCTACCACATGGCGCTCTTCGTCGGCCGCGCCGGACACGTCCTCACCCCCGAACTCCGCAGCGAGCTGCGCAAATCGTTGGAGAGCGCCCAGTGATGTCCGCCGCCGTACCCGCCCCCCGGCTCCCCGTGCGCGGCGAGAGCAAACGCCCCGCCCGCGTCCGTCCGTACTCGCTCACCGGTGGCCGCACCCGCTTCGGCCACGTCCTGCTCGTCGAGACCTTCGTCGCCGCCCTCGAAGCGGGGGACGAGCGCAAGGAACTGACGAACGGAAACCTCACCTCCCGCGTCATGCCGGAGATGCGGGCCATCGTCGAGCTCTGCCGCCGGATGCGTACCGTCGCCGAGATCTCGGCGCTGCTGAAGATGCCGCTGGGCGTCGTACGCGTGCTGCTCAGCGACCTCGCGGACCAAGGAAAGATACGTGTGTACGGCACCGGGTACGGCGAGGGCCGTCCCGACCGCGCGCTGCTCGAAAGGGTGCTGAGTGGACTCCGTCGTCTCTGACCTCCCCGCCGCCGTGGAGGACGAGAACGTACAGCCCTGGCAGAACGACCGCACCCGCGCCCCGATCGCCACCAAGATCGTGGTCGCGGGCGGCTTCGGGGTGGGCAAGACGACCTTCGTCGGCGCGGTCTCCGAGATCACACCGCTCCAGACCGAGGCGCTGATGACCCGGGCGAGCGAGGACACCGACGACCTCACCGCGACGCCCGGCAAGCTCACCACGACCGTCGCCATGGACTTCGGGCGGATCACGCTCGACAACGACCTCGTGCTGTACCTCTTCGGCACCCCGGGCCAGCAGCGCTTCTGGTTCATGTGGGACGACCTGGTACGCGGTGCGATCGGCGCGGTCGTGATGGCAGACACCCGCCGGCTGAAGGACTGCTTCCCCGCGCTCGACTACTTCGAGAGCTGCGGACTGCCGTACGTCGTCGCCGTCAACCACTTCGAGGGGACGCCGGCCTACGAGGCCGACGACGTCCGGGAAGCCCTGACGATACCCCCGCACGTCCCGGTCGTGATCATGGACGCGCGCAAGCGGATCACGGTGGTCGAGGCGCTGCTGGCGCTGGTGGCGCACGCCCTCGACGCCACCCCCGAGTAGCCCGAGTAGAAAGAGCCCCGCCATGCGGAAGATCCTCATAGTCGGCGCCGGTCAGTCCGGACTCCAGCTCGCCCTCGGCCTGCAGGCGCAGGGATACGAGGTCACCCTCATGTCCAACCGCACGGCGGACGAGATCCGGTCCGGCCGGGTCATGTCCACCCAGTGCATGTTCGACACGGCGCTCCAGCACGAGCGGGATCTCCAGATCAACTTCTGGGAGTCCCAGGCCCCGGAGATCGAGGGCCTCGGCGTCTCCGTCGCCGGACCGCTCGCGGTCGAAACGAACACAGCCCCGAGGGTCATCGACTGGGTGGGCAAGCTCGACGGCTACGCCCAGTCCGTCGACCAGCGCGTGAAGATGGCCGGCTGGATGGAGACCTTCGCCCAGCGCGGCGGCCAGCTCGTCATCCACGGTGCCGCCGTCTCCGACCTGGACTACTTCTCCCGCACGTACGACCTGGTGCTGGTCTCCGCCGGCAAGGGCGAGCTCGTGTCGATGTTCGGCCGTGACGCCTCCCGCTCCCCGTACGCCGAGCCGCAGCGCGCCCTGGCCGTCGCCTACGTCCACGGGCTCGGCCCGCGCCCCGAGCACCCCGACTACGACGCGGTCCGCTGCAACCTCGTGCCCGGCGTCGGCGAGCTCTTCGTGATGCCGACCCTCACCACCTCCGGCCGCGCCGACATCCTCTTCTGGGAGGGCATCCCCGGCGGCCCGCTCGACGTCTTCCAGGGGGTGAAGGACCCCGCCGAGCACCTTTCCCTCACCCTGGAGCTGATGGAGCGGTTCACGCCGTGGGAGTACGCCCGCGCGACCAAGGTGGAGCTGACGGACGCCAACGGCACGCTCGCGGGCCGGTACGCCCCGACCGTGCGCAACCCCATCGGCCGACTGCCCGGCGGCGGCCTCGCCCTCGGTGTCGCCGACGTCGTCGTCGCCAACGACCCGATCACCGGCCAGGGTTCCAACTCGGCCTCGAAGTGCGCCGCGGCGTATCTCGCCTCGATCGTCGAGCACGGCGACAAGCCGTTCGACGAGGAGTGGATGCAGTCCGCCTTCGACCGCTACTGGGACACCGCCCAGCACGTCACCAAGTGGACCAACGCGATGCTCGGCGTCCCGCCGGAGCACGTCCTCAACCTCATCGGCGCGGCCGGCGGACTCCAGCCGGTGGCCGACCGCTTCGCGAACGGGTTCGACGACCCGGCCGACTTCGAGAACTTCTTCTATGAGCCCGAGAAGACGGCCGCGTACCTGGCCGAGGTGACCTCCGCCTCCGCTTAGGCGATGCCCGGCGGAGTACGCCGCGTTGGCGGAGGCATCCCCGTACGTCCCGTACGAGGCTGAACGTCCGCCGTGCGGCCGTTCGCACGGAGCTGTCCGCCGGACACGGCCGAGGTGCTGTCGGGCGTCGCCGGTTGTGTGGGGCCGGAGCCGTCGGACGGCTTCGGCCGCCCGGCGTCCGGGGCGTAAGAGCTGCCGCCGAGCAGTTGTTGGGTCCCGCCTGTGCGCGCGCCCTCCAGTTGCGCGAGCTGGGCGAGCTCGGCCGGGGAGAGCGATGCCAGGAGCTCCTCCACCTGCCGCAGCCGCGTCCGGACGGCGTCACGCTGCTCGCGGTGCCGCTCGGCGAGAGTCTGCTGGGCGTCGAGCGCCTTGCGCGACCGGGTCGCCAGCGCGTCGGCGTACAGTTCGCCGCGCTCCAGACGGGCGATCGTGGCGAGCCGGTGCCGGGCCATGCGCTCCATCAGGTACTCCCGGTCCAGGGCCTGCCGGGGGTTCTCGGCGAGCAGCAGCTCCAGGTACCGGGAGAGGTCGGAGCTGCCCCGGTACTGCTGGCGGGCGAGCTCACCGGCGTCGGCGCGGCTGCGCGCGAGCGCGTTGCGTGCCTCGGCGAGCTCGGTGCCGAGGCGCCGTGTCTCGGCGGCCTGCGCCGCCAGCAGCTCCCCGGTCGCCTTGAACGTCTTGCTCGCCTCCTCCGCCCGCCGGTACAGCCCCCGCAGATCGGTGAGCAGTCCGGCGACGCCCGTCGCCCGTGGAGCGGGCGCAGGAACGGGCGCCGGGGCCGGTGCCCCGGTGGCCGGCGCGGCCGCGACCGCCGTGGCGAGTGCGGCGGTACAGGCGGTGCAGACCGCCTTCAGCAGCAGGGGGCATGACATGTCATCACCTCCGGGTTCGCGCGGGACGGGGCGGCGGCCCATGGCGACGATGCTGAGTCGGCGGGAGGCGGAGCGCCTCACGGGTGGCCGGATCGGCCCAAGCGGATCACCCGGTGGGGGAGGGTCCGGTGGTGCGCCCGCGCGCCTGTTGGACCGTCAGCCGAGGGGCAGCGCGTAGAAGGCGCGGTCGCGCCACACGACGGCGGTGCTTCCGGCGACCAGCGCGCGGTAGCCGGGGACCGCTGTCCGGCCGCCCGCCTCCTGGAACTTCCACAGCCGGCTGCCGTCCGCCGTGCTGAACGCCGTGACCTGCGTGGACTCCAGGACCAGTGCGGTCCGGCCGCCCGCGGACAGCAGCACCCGCGAGCGCTCCCCGGCGGCCGGGGCGGGGTCGCTGCCGGCCTCCGTCGACTGCGCCCAGCGGGTGGCGCCGGTCGCGGCGTCGAGCGCGAACAGCTGATGGCCGGCGGTCGGCACATAGACCGTGCCGTCCCGGACCACACCCTCGCCGGAGGCGCCGCCGGCCCGCCACAGCCGGGTGCCGCTGCGGGTGTCGTACGCGTACAGGCCGTCGGCCGCCGCCGCGTACAGCGTGGCCGACGGGTCGCCGGAGACGGCGGCGTCCTGGAGGACCGTGCCGAAGTACTTGCTCCACAGGAGCTTTCCGCCCGCCCGGTCGTACAGGGAGAACAGCGCGCGGCCCCTGTTCGCCTTCACCTGCTGCGGTGTCAGCGAGGCGCCGTCCTGCCGTACGAGAATCCCGTCGGGGCGGACGGCGACGCCCTGGTAGCGCGGGACGACGCCGGGGGCGCGGCCGCCCGGGACCTGGGTGCGCCACAGCTCCTTGCGGGCGGCGGTGTCGTACGCGAAGAGGTACGTCCCCGAGCCCGCGGTGCCGGAGAACCAGACGACCGGGCCCTCGGCGGCGGCCACGGCGCTCACGTGCGCGGGCGCGGCGACGCGGTGCCGGACGGAGCCGTCCTTCGGTGAAAGCCACACGAAATGCGTCGCGCCGAGGACGAACACGGCGTCGCCCGCGACGACGGGCCCGTGCGCGGACCCCGCGGCGGCGGTCTGCGCCCACAGCCGCCGGCCGGTGCGCAGATCGACGCCGGTGCACTGCGTGGCGTCGCCCACGACGACGACACGGTCGCGCCACGCGGCCGCCCGCAGCACGCCTTGCACGGGGTGCCGGTACGCCCACCGCGGCACGGGCGGCACGCCCGGCAGCGGTTTCGCGGCGGGCCGGGCCTCGGCCGGAACGGCCTTCTCGCCCCCTCCGCTCAGCGCAACGCCGAGGCCGCCCCCGACCACCAGCCCGACGGCGCCGGCCACACCCGCAGCGACCACCACACGCCGTTCCGCGCCGGCCCTCGCGGCCAGCACGGACGCGGTGAGCGGCGACTTGCCCCCGTCCCCGCCGCCGGCGGACGGTGCCATCGCCTCCCCCGCGGGCCGGCTCCGCGGGACGCCCAGTGCCGCGGTGACCTTGTCGCCGCCGCGCCCGCCGCGCCCGCCGTATCCGCCTTGCTCGCCGCCGGTCCCGAACTCCGGGGAGCCTGCGGGTGCCGCCGGGGCACGAGGTGGTGCGGACGGGGGCCCAGGGACGGAACCGGCGTCGGTGCGGAGCGCCAGGGTGGTGCGGCCGTGCACGGCGGGGCCGGCGGCGGTTGTGGCGGCGGGCGCCGTGGCGGGCACGGCCGTGGGCGCGGGTGCGGGGAGCTCCGGAAGGGCGTCGGCCTGCGGCCGGACGAGGCGCGCGACCGCGTCCGCACGGGCGGACAGGGCGGCGAGCAGCGGGTCCGGGAGCCAGCCGTCCTTGGCCAGGGCCGCCGCGCCCTCCAACGCCAGAGTGGCCGCCGCCGTGCCAGCGGTCGGGCGGTCGGCGGGGGACTTGGCCAGGCAGGAGGCCAGCAGCTCGCGCAAGCCCTCGGGGACGCCGTCCAGTTCGGGTTCCGCGTCGGCGATGGCCGGGCCGTCGGGGAACGGGTCCGTGCCCGTCGACGCGTACGCCAGCAGCAGGCCGAGGACGAAG from Streptomyces sp. FIT100 includes these protein-coding regions:
- a CDS encoding styrene monooxygenase/indole monooxygenase family protein, whose amino-acid sequence is MRKILIVGAGQSGLQLALGLQAQGYEVTLMSNRTADEIRSGRVMSTQCMFDTALQHERDLQINFWESQAPEIEGLGVSVAGPLAVETNTAPRVIDWVGKLDGYAQSVDQRVKMAGWMETFAQRGGQLVIHGAAVSDLDYFSRTYDLVLVSAGKGELVSMFGRDASRSPYAEPQRALAVAYVHGLGPRPEHPDYDAVRCNLVPGVGELFVMPTLTTSGRADILFWEGIPGGPLDVFQGVKDPAEHLSLTLELMERFTPWEYARATKVELTDANGTLAGRYAPTVRNPIGRLPGGGLALGVADVVVANDPITGQGSNSASKCAAAYLASIVEHGDKPFDEEWMQSAFDRYWDTAQHVTKWTNAMLGVPPEHVLNLIGAAGGLQPVADRFANGFDDPADFENFFYEPEKTAAYLAEVTSASA
- a CDS encoding roadblock/LC7 domain-containing protein; this encodes MTATGTFGLSSEARNLHWLLGNLVEEVPGVRSVAVVSSDGLLLLSSDPAHNTASAPAPTTPRRDGPRGSSADLATIVSGVASLTIGAAKLMDGGGVKQTMVAMDEGSVFVMSISDGSLLGVHATPDCDMSVVAYHMALFVGRAGHVLTPELRSELRKSLESAQ
- a CDS encoding PQQ-binding-like beta-propeller repeat protein, with protein sequence MEPLPLPLPEPLRDGDPRRIGPYTALARSRETASTVHYVARGEDADGTAAVVVSLARAELAALPAFRRRFEAEARTAERLAGGWVLAPVRTGTDDPGPWTAHAYVPAVTLGEAIALAGPLKERAVRILGAGLAETLSRVHATGTVLHGLAPETVLLAADGPRLAAFGALGAAARAEAVPGGGLSVRLGYLTPEQLTGDKPGTASDVFVLGLLLAYASTGTDPFPDGPAIADAEPELDGVPEGLRELLASCLAKSPADRPTAGTAAATLALEGAAALAKDGWLPDPLLAALSARADAVARLVRPQADALPELPAPAPTAVPATAPAATTAAGPAVHGRTTLALRTDAGSVPGPPSAPPRAPAAPAGSPEFGTGGEQGGYGGRGGRGGDKVTAALGVPRSRPAGEAMAPSAGGGDGGKSPLTASVLAARAGAERRVVVAAGVAGAVGLVVGGGLGVALSGGGEKAVPAEARPAAKPLPGVPPVPRWAYRHPVQGVLRAAAWRDRVVVVGDATQCTGVDLRTGRRLWAQTAAAGSAHGPVVAGDAVFVLGATHFVWLSPKDGSVRHRVAAPAHVSAVAAAEGPVVWFSGTAGSGTYLFAYDTAARKELWRTQVPGGRAPGVVPRYQGVAVRPDGILVRQDGASLTPQQVKANRGRALFSLYDRAGGKLLWSKYFGTVLQDAAVSGDPSATLYAAAADGLYAYDTRSGTRLWRAGGASGEGVVRDGTVYVPTAGHQLFALDAATGATRWAQSTEAGSDPAPAAGERSRVLLSAGGRTALVLESTQVTAFSTADGSRLWKFQEAGGRTAVPGYRALVAGSTAVVWRDRAFYALPLG
- a CDS encoding nitrate- and nitrite sensing domain-containing protein, translated to MRAPVQKKRPRGKGGTPGTASSGRETTSPSTPAGTSGVSPAGAPAPADTFPADTFRAGPARPAPADPGLLPGGRPVRVRRRLVAGVAAVSLTVIAAGAPAILLASRDLTESQGLVTLAALNRQAVTLAHSLADERDEVTAYIAAGREEQSGEKKDRREISDSRSARVDRQIDEIRGNVPDDHAELSRDLAAVPTVRRTALTGKGSALEAYKAYTDVIGALHSLADELAEKTPARADGADRGPAALGLAVEQASATRGLLLAALSVPAPESDGPTYDPVTGLLVEDEGDEKTEAARGVLSAAAQQARVRELAALADFDQAAAADARGRLSATVTGPDVKTAEGYLTRLTDQPELSEKDLDSNREKVESSLSARIEQMRSVESALASAQAQGLERLRDDDVTALELRIGLLGGCLLVAIGISAAVARSLTRPLAVLRIGAARLAGAPESEAPIRFTGRNDEFAQVVRSLNTVHGKLLDLAARADALDTSRDDLGSAREELATQRAELQARTAEVTAELEKLRETVSHTFVNLALRSLGLVERQLGVIEKLEEREQDPERLATLFKLDHMATVMRRHSENLLVLAGAEHGHAHQGPVPLVDVMRAAVSEIERYERITIQSLPPHAQVAGFAADDLSHLVAELLENATSFSPPDAQVELSGWLLESGEVMLSVQDEGIGMTPDRLAELNARLAAAEPADADAGGEGLGLRVAALLARRHGVRVQLREQKQGGVAAVVVLPKALLPTEPPTAPPQSALVPGGAPVLNLPGSVAEANSNALPGRSAARDPLVAAAEQSVREAERASRDQDQAEVEAQAESEVTAAPEPAAVPERAAVPEPIAVPEPAHEPVPQPAHEPVAAPEPETEPELTLQVRLPRPPAEPDAHERVADGADGTDEDDPLTDKGLPKRTPKTVAAPVAPRARTGSVDADELRRRLGGFHQGAKEGRREVEAELSESTQNIPLVHDQDQEHSEESGDTVEEARS
- a CDS encoding DUF742 domain-containing protein, whose product is MSAAVPAPRLPVRGESKRPARVRPYSLTGGRTRFGHVLLVETFVAALEAGDERKELTNGNLTSRVMPEMRAIVELCRRMRTVAEISALLKMPLGVVRVLLSDLADQGKIRVYGTGYGEGRPDRALLERVLSGLRRL
- a CDS encoding ATP/GTP-binding protein, with the protein product MDSVVSDLPAAVEDENVQPWQNDRTRAPIATKIVVAGGFGVGKTTFVGAVSEITPLQTEALMTRASEDTDDLTATPGKLTTTVAMDFGRITLDNDLVLYLFGTPGQQRFWFMWDDLVRGAIGAVVMADTRRLKDCFPALDYFESCGLPYVVAVNHFEGTPAYEADDVREALTIPPHVPVVIMDARKRITVVEALLALVAHALDATPE